The Acidimicrobiia bacterium genome includes the window GCAGTGGCTGCTCCAGTTCGGAATCCTCATACCGCAGTTGTTCCTCGTGGCGGTTCCGCTTGCCTGGCTGACGCTGAAACACAACCGGCTGGGCCCGGCGATCTTCACCCACGCCGGCTTCAACCTCTGGCTGGTGATCTTCGTCGCCGGTTCGGACTACTTCACTTCGCTGCAGTAGGCGCTATTCGCAATTCGCGGCGAAGCGTCGTGGGCAAACCCAGAACCCAGAACCCAGAACCCAGAACCTAGAACCTGTCGTTAGCTACCCGCCCAGGCCGACCTTCGCCCGCACGTCTGCCATTTCGTGCTCGGCGCGGGTGCGGGCGTCGAGTGCTCCGCGCGACATTATCCGGCCGACCTCTTCGTCTTCCAACGAGTTGTATGCGGTCCGGATAGGTGCCAGACCGTCGACCACAGCATCCGCTACGGCCTGCTTGAACCGACCGTATCCGGCATCGGCGTACTCATCGACGAGGGAATCGACGGTGCGGCCCGTGTAGATCGAGAGAATGTCGAGCAGGTTCGAGATTCCCGCCTTCTTCTTCTGGTCGTAGCTGACCTCTCGCCCCGAATCGGTCACAGCCGATCTGAACTTCTTGACGATCGTGTCGGCAGAGTCCAACAGGAGAACGGATCCGCGCGGATCGGCGTCCGACTTGGACATCTTGGCCGTCGGATCCTGCAGCGACATGATGCGGGCACCGCGCTTGGGCGTGATCTGCTCAGGTATCGGGAAGGTATCACCGAAACGGTTGTTGAAACGTTCGGCAAGATCCCTGGTCAGCTCGAGGTGTTGCGTCTGGTCGTCGCCGACCGGGACCGCGTGTGCCTTGTGCACCATGATGTCTGCCGCCATCAGCACCGGATAGGAGTAGAGGCCCAGCATCTGGCCGGCCTTCTCTGCCTTCTCCTTGTACTGGGTCATCCGATTCAAAGCGCCGAGTGGAGTCATCGAGCCGAGAATCCATGAGAGTTCGGCGTGGTGTGGCACCTGGCTCTGGAAGTAGAGAAGCGACCGGGAGGGGTCCACCCCGACGGCCATCAGCAGTTTGGCGGTGAGCACGCGGTTGTCGTGGAGTTCCCTCGGATCGTAGGGAACAGTCGTGGCGTGCAGATCAACGACGCAATAAATCGTGTCGTAGTCGTCCTGCAGCGCGACCCAATTCCGTAGGGCACCCAGGTAGTTGCCGATATGAATGTCACCGGTGGGTTGAATGCCCGAGAACACTGTTTGCTTGCTCACTGTTCACTCCTGAAGAAACGCCGGGGCCTGCTGGCCTCCGGCGTGTTGGTCGACTCGCGCGCTGGCCCTTTCAGACTGTGGACCGCCACCACCGAGTACCCGTCGGAATCATGATGTTTGAGCGTAGCCAATCTCGCTGCCTGAGTCACCTGACGGCGAGGCGCCGCCGGCAGATCGCCTACCATCTCGCTTGATGGGAACCGAACAACTCATTTCATCGATAAGAGACTCCGTGATCGGCAGACATGACGTCGTTGACGGACCCTTCGGCCCCCGCCCGGTGATCTACGCCGACTACACGGCGTCGGGCCGCGCCCTTTCTTTCATCGAGGACTACATACGTGAAGCGGTGCTCCCCCTCTACGCCAACACCCACACCGAGTCATCCGGGACCGGTCTGCAAACGACGCGGTTCCGTGAAGACGCGCGTGAGATGATCCGCCGATGCACCGCAGCCAACGGCGAGCATGCGGTCATCTTCACGGGCAGCGGTTCGACGAGCGCTATCGACAAACTGATCGGGGTAATGGGACTGCAGATCCCATCAGCCCTCGAAGATGCATACGGACTCACGCAACACATCCCCGCGCAGATACGGCCGGTCGTGTTCATCGGACCATACGAACACCACTCCAACGAGCTTCCGTGGCGCGAATCGATAGCCGACGTGGTGACCATCGACGAGGACGCCGACGGTCACGTCGATCTTGATCATCTCCGAACGGAACTCGAGAGGTACGCGGATCGGCCGCTCAAGATCGGTTCGTTCTCGGCTGCGTCGAACGTGACCGGGATACTCACCGACTGGGACACGGTCTCCGCGATCCTTCATGAACACGGGGCGCTTAGTTTCTGGGATTTCGCAGCCGCGGCACCGTACGTAGGCATCGAAATGGGCTCTGCAGAGGGCGACAACCTCGCCTACAAGGACGCCGTGTTCCTGTCGCCGCACAAGATGATCGGAGGGCCGGGCACGCCCGGTGTACTTATCGCCAGAAGGGAACTGTTCAAGAACCGGGTGCCCGACATGCCCGGCGGCGGGACCGTCTGGTATGTGAACCCGGACAGTCATCACTACCTCGAGGATCCGGAGAAGAGGGAAGAGGGTGGCACGCCGGCAATCATCGAATCGATTCGTGCCGGTCTGGTCTTTCAGTTGAAAGAGGCGGTCGGGGTCGAGGAGATTCGCCGGCGCGAGGAACATTTCATCCGGAGGGCCATCCGTTCGTGGGAGGAGAGCCCGAACCTCGAGGTACTGGGCAACCACGAAGCCGACCGACTCTCAATCGTCTCCTTCGTCGTCCGGCACGGGGATCGCTATCTACACCACAACTTCGTGGTGGCGATACTCAACGACCTGTTCGGCATCCAGGCCCGGGGTGGCTGTTCGTGCGCCGGACCCTACGGCCACCGGTTGCTGGGAATCGATCTCGAGACCTCTCACGAGTTCGAGCGTGAGATCGACCGGGGTTGCGAAGGAATCAAGCCGGGTTGGGTTCGGGTCAACTTCAACTACTTCATCTCCGAGGTCGTCTTCGAGTACATACTCGACGCCGTGCATCTGGTCGCCGAGCATGGGTGGAAACTACTGCCGCTCTATCGTTTCGAGCCGAACTCGGGCTTGTGGAAGCATCGCTGCCCGGTCATGGAGGCCCCGATGAGCTTGTTCGAGGTCTCCTATGCCGAGGGTTCCATGAACTGGCCACACCGCCGGCACGAGACTGCCGAAAGAGAACTGCACGGCTATCTGGCCGAGGCGCAGACCATTGTCGACGAAGCCTCGCACGACTTGCCGAGCCCGCTCGGGATGCCCGACGTCACCGCCGATTTTGAGCACCTCAGATGGTTCCCGCTGCCCGACGAGGTCAGACCGGACCTCGGGTAGCTGCCCGGGCGGCGGGTTGGCGGCAGAATCGAAGTGCGGATGACCGGAGCAGCAGCACCCGCAACAGTCCGTCCGGACGTGAACGGGTAGTCCGAAGCGTCGGGTGCGGGCCGGCCGCGTCCGGTCATGCGTGCGTCCCAGTTGATCGCAGGTCGTACTTCTGCGATTCAACCGGGACGCATCCGACGGCCGGAACGGTCCTGCTCACTCAGACGACGTCGCGGCGGGCGACGGCGACGAGGCCGATGGCGGCAGGAACGACGGCCCACAACCCGATGGCCACAATCGCCGCTCCTATGCCTGTGGCAGTGTCGACTCCGGAGACGACGTTGGCCAGGGTATTGGGTATCCAGGAGGCAGATTCGGCGACCGCTTGCACGGCCAGCGGCGGCAGGATGAGCAGCAACAGGATGGTGCCCGTGACCGCGCCACCCGTATTGCGGACGAGAGCACCGATCCCTGCACCGAGCACGGCACCGGCTCCTCCCGCAAGTGTCGACGCGGCGAGGACCTGCGCCAGATCGGCTCCAGACACCATGAACCCGTAGTCGGTCGCGGTGAGCCCCACGGCCACCGAACCGGCACTGACGCCCGCACCTGCCAGTCCGAGAATGCTGCCGGCCACGAAGACTGCGGCGAACTGCGCGAGGACGGCTCTCGGGCGGCGGGGCGTGGTCAGGAAAGTGAGAACGACGGTGCCGTGACCGTATTCGCGGGCAACGGCCATGGCACCGAATAGCCCGGCAATCACGAGGGCGTTGGCAGCGAAGGCCATCAGCGACTGCTGGTCAGCAGCGGTCGAGATGAACGTCTTGCTGCCGTCCATGTCGGTGCCGAAAGCCACGGCGGTGGCGGTCCCCGCGCCGATCGCCACGAGCACAGCGAGAAACGAGATCGGCATCTTCGTGCTGGTCAGCTTGCGGATTTCGGCCCGTACGGTTCGAAGCGTGGTCATGACTCCTCCTTGGTGTTGAACTGGGTTCCGCCGCCGGCCGTATCTCCGGTCCAAGCGAAGAAGCGATCTTCCAGCGAGTCGTTGTGTCGTGATAGTTCGTGCAGAGCGATGCCGGCCCGGAAAGCCTGCTCCCCGATCTCGTCGAGAGAGAGACCCCGGACCACCAGGGTTCCGGGCCGACCGGACTCGACAACTCCACCCGCCGATTCCAGGGCAGTCTGGAGAGCCTCCGGCGAAGCGGCCCGGACCAGGGATTCGGATTGCTGCAGCTCGGCCAGCGAGCCCTGAGTTACCAATCGGCCCTGGTTGATGACGACGACATCGTCGGCGAGTTGTTCCACCTCGCCGAGTAGATGGCTGGAGACGAACACGGTGTTGCCGGCCGCGGCCCGCGACCGCAGCAGATTCCGCAGCGTGCGGATCCCTTGCGGATCCAGGCCGTTGCCCGGTTCATCGAGAACGAGCACCGGTGGATCACACAGCAGTGCGCCGGCAAGTCCCAGACGCTGTTTCATACCGAGCGAGTACGCACCGGCGCGCCGATTCGCCGCATAGCCGAGCTCCACGAGTTCGAGAACCTCGTCTACCCGTTCCAGCGGCGTGCCGGTGGCGTCGGCCAGAATCCGGAGATGGTTGCGCCCGCTTCGCCCGGGATGGAACGCATCGGCCTCGACGCTGGCGCCCACCGTTCCGGTGGGGTCGGGAAGCTCTCCATAGGAGAGCCCGCCGATGGTGGCCCTACCACCGTTCGGCGAAGCCAGACCGAGCAGGACCTTCATCGTTGTGGACTTGCCCGCACCGTTCGGTCCGAGAAAACCCGTCACGCGTCCTGGCTTGACGACGAAAGACAGGTCGTTGACGACCGGGGCACCGCCGTAGCTCTTGGTCACGTGTTCGATGGAGATTGGATACGCTCGAGCTGTGGGGCTGGTCATCTGGTCGGATAGCTGCTGCATTGCCTCTCCTTCTCCTAGGTGCGTGCCTTCAACATACGCACTTGAGGTGTGGCCGTCACCGGGTAATGGAGGGATTTCCGGCTCCGCCGTTTGGGGGAAGATTCCCGGTGCCGGCCGGACCGGTATCCGCCGATAGGCGGAGTCGGGTCAGAACCCGATGTCGCCGTCGCCGGGTTTGACCAGCCCGCTCTCATAGGCGAATGCGACCGCTTGGGCGCGGTTGTTGAGCCCGAGTTTGGTGAGAATGCTGGAGACGTGTGACTTGACGGTTGCCGGACCGACGAACAGGTCCTCTGCTATCTCGATGTTGCTCGCTCCTGCGGCAACGGCCATCAGGACCTCCCGCTCCCGGCCGGTGAGCCGGTCGAGACGAGAGACCACGGATGAATCGAGGGACGGCGGTGCCGCGAACCGGCTGATCAGCCGTCTCGTCACCGACGGCGCCAAGAGAGCTCCTCCATCGGCGATGGTGCGAACCGCCGCCACCAGATCCTCGGGCGAGATGTCCTTGAGGACGAACCCGCTGGCCCCTGCCCGGAGAGCGGCATACACGTACTCATCCGGATCGAAAGTCGTGAGGATCAACACCTTCACGGGCCAATCGGCGGAGTCGATGATCGCCCTGGTAGCAGTGAGGCCGTCCATCCCCGGCATGCGGATGTCCATCAGGATCACATCCGGGCGATGCTTGCGAGCGATCTCGACGGCAGCCGCTCCGTCGCCGACCTCTGCGACGACCTCGATGTCATCTTGGAGACCGAGCATCACCGCGAACCCACCGCGCACCAGAGCCTGATCATCGACGACGGCGACCCTGATGCTCACTGTTCTCCGATCGGCAATCGTGCAAGGACACAGAACCCGCCTCCGGGCCGTGGCCCGGCCTCGAAGGTCCCGCCCAGCAAGATAGCGCGCTCTCTCATCCCCACGATCCCCTGGCCCGATCCCGGCAAAGGACTTGTCGCCGCCCCCGTGTCCGTCACCTCAATGTCGAGGTGACCATCGGTTTCCTCTACACGCACCTGTGCCGCCGCGTCGACACCGCCGTGCTTGAGCACATTGGTGAGCGCTTCCTGAACGATGCGATACGCAAACAAATCAACCCTGACGGGAAGCTCGGACCGGACTTCTGCGGTCAGCGAGATGCTCATCCCGGTCTGTCTGAGTCGATCAACGAGTACTTGAACCTGGTTCAGGGCCGGCTGTGGACCAAGCTCGCCGGATGCCGACTCTGGACGAAGCACACCGAGAAGATGGCGGAGTTCGTCGAGTGCCCTGCGCCCGGCCCCCTCCACCGCACCAATGGCTTCCCGGGCCCGTTCAGGATCCTCTGCAACCACCAGCCGGGCGACCCCAGCCTGCACGGTCATCAGGCTCACGTTGTGTGCAACGACGTCGTGAAGCTCGCGCGCAATGGAGGCACGGGCATCGGCGATGACTTGCTGGGCCTCGGCGGCCCGCCTCCACTCCAGATGCTCGGCACGCTCCTGCGCCAAGCGGCGACGGATCCGAATCCAACGACCCACGTACCACGGCAGCGTCGTGACAACGAGTGCCGTGACCACGTCTGAGACGGGGTCGCCATCCGTCACCTGGATGAAACCGACAACGGCGAGGGAAACGGCCGGCGCCGCCAGGCTGATCCTCCCCTCCGGGAAGTACCGCCCAACCGCATACAGCGACACCAGGATGTGAAACACCGGATTGCCCGGAAACCCGAACGCCGTCCAGGCGATTGTCATTGCGAGTGCAACCCCCAACACCGTTGGGGGCCGGCTCCGTCGCCAGAACAGAGCCATGCTGCCCATGGCCAGCATGAAGAACCCGGCAACGGGAATCTTCGCGATGCTCGTCGCGTCCTGGGCAGCGACGTTCACGACGCTGGCTCCGAAGACAACGGCCGCCACGGCAACGTCCACCCCACGCGGAGAAAGACGCAAACGGGCGCCGGTCGCCCCGCCGCCCGGACCCTTCTGACTCGTCTCGCTATCGGCGCTGGAGAGGGGGTCGGTCATCGGTTGGATTCTCCAACGGCGCCACCGGAGCTGCGCGGCAACTGCGCGGTCAGGGCGATGACGTCAGACACCGCCATCTGCGACGGTGTCGGTGTTGTCGCCATGGTTGATCCTCTCACCCGGTGTCGGCTCCAGGTTACCGGCGTCGGTGAGGCCGGAGCGTCTGCCGGGCAGAGCAGGAGACGGTTTCTGCACGGCGGTGAAAGGCCGCCCGGACCGTCCGGACCAGGAGCAGGGGGCCGCCCTACCTCGGGTCCGTGTGCCTTCTCGATCACCCTGCGGGACGGCTCCAGATCAGCACATGAGCCGCCCACCCCGCAGCCGGAGACGGAGCCGACGGACAGGACATCGAGATCCAACGGTGAGATTGCCCTGCGCCGTGCCGGTCTCCCCGTCCTGCCCGGCCGTGCGTTGACTCCACGCCGGGCATCAGTCATACTGCTCTCACATGTCCGCAGCCACGAACGCCATCATTATCGACTGAGCGCATACCCACGCATCGGTATGCGCCCGAAACCCTTCGCCATCGCGAGGGGTTTTTCATTTGGGAGCCACAATGACACTCGAGATCTACGACACAACCTTGCGGGACGGGTCACAGCAGGAGGGCATCTCGCTCACCGTCGGCGACAAGCTGCGCATCGCCGGTCTACTCGACGATCTCGGCGTTCAATATGTGGAAGGCGGGTGGCCGGGCGCCAACCCGAAAGACGACGAGTTCTTCAGGAGGGCCCGATCGGAGTTGAACTTGTCCCGTTCCACACTGGTGGCATTCGGCTCGACGCGGCGGCCGCGCGGCTCCGTGGCCGATGATGCACAACTGGCCGCGCTGCTCGCAGCAGAGACCGAGGCGATCTGCATTGTCGGCAAGTCGTGGGACTACCACGTGCGGGAAGCGCTTCGAACCGACCTCGATGAGGGGGCCAGGATGGTGGGCGAGTCGATCGCGTTCCTGCGCGGACAGGACCGGCGGGTCTTCTTCGACGCCGAGCACTTCTTCGACGGGTACCGGGACAACCCGGGCTTTGCGCTCACGACACTGCGAGTTGCCCTGGAGGCCGGCGCCGAGCGACTCGTTTTGTGCGACACGAACGGAGGCACTCTCCCCCACCAGGTTCTCGATACCGTCGCAGCCGTGCAGCAGTCACTGCCGGAAGCACAGCTCGGTGTTCATTTCCACAATGACTCCGGAACTGCCGTAGCGTCCTCGCTCGCCTCGGTGCGGGCGGGAGTTCGCCAGGTGCAGGGCTGCATCAACGGATACGGCGAACGGACGGGCAACACCGATCTGTCGACCCTGATCCCGGACCTCGTTCTCAAGGAGGGCCTGGCCGTGCTGCCGGAGGGCCACCTGGAGATGCTCGGCCCGATCTCTCATCACGTGGCCGAGGTGGTCAACATCACCCTCGACCCTCATCGTCCCTATGTGGGAACGTCGGCATTCACACACAAGGCCGGGCTCCACACGTCTGCGCTGGCCCGCAAACCCGACGCATACGAGCACGCGGATCCGTCGCTGGTCGGCAACAGCACACGCATGGTTGTGTCCGAACTGGCCGGCAAGGCATCGATCGTGTCCAAAGCAGAGGAACTCGGACTGGAAATGGACGACGACCTGGCCCGGCGAGTGATCGACGTTGTGAAGGAGCGGGAACATCAGGGCTACCACTACGAGGCGGCCGACGGCTCATTCGAACTGCTGGTTCGGGGTCTGGCAGGGTGGAAACAGAGTTACTTCGAACTGGAGTCGTTCCGGGTGTTCACCGAAAGAAGAGCCAACGAAGAGGTAATCGCGGAAGCTACGGTGAAAGTGCTCGTCGATGGAGATCGAGTGGTGACCACCGGCGAGGGAGTCGGGCCCGTTCATGCTCTCGACCGGGCGATACGGGCCGCATTGCGCGGTCGATTCCCGGAGATCGACGGCCTGCGGCTGACCGACTACCGGGTGAGAGTCCTCGACTCATCCGACGGCACGGAGGCGTTTGTGCGAGTTCTGTTGGAGACCTCCGACCACGAAACCTCGTGGGGGACCATCGGCGTACACGAGAACGTGATCGAGGCGTCGTGGGAGGCCCTAACGGAAGGTCTGATAATCGGACTACTAAGACATTCCGCTCGATAGCCGGCCACGGTTCAGAAGGCTGCAGCGAACGAGCGGAACGTCTCCACCCGGGGATTGCCGGCAGTCGATGCCCTCCATACGGCCGAGAGAAGACGACGGGCAACCGGCGCCGGGCGGGCTTTCCGGAGAGGCTCGACCCCGGCTTCGGCCACTGCTTCGGGCAGAACCGCCCACCCGAAGCCGAGACCGACCATCTGGGTGAGAACGGCAGGATTGGCGCTCTCGAGGATGATGCGCGGCGTCCATCCCTCATCCACGAAGAACCGGTCGATGAT containing:
- a CDS encoding response regulator transcription factor; translation: MSIRVAVVDDQALVRGGFAVMLGLQDDIEVVAEVGDGAAAVEIARKHRPDVILMDIRMPGMDGLTATRAIIDSADWPVKVLILTTFDPDEYVYAALRAGASGFVLKDISPEDLVAAVRTIADGGALLAPSVTRRLISRFAAPPSLDSSVVSRLDRLTGREREVLMAVAAGASNIEIAEDLFVGPATVKSHVSSILTKLGLNNRAQAVAFAYESGLVKPGDGDIGF
- the trpS gene encoding tryptophan--tRNA ligase, which codes for MSKQTVFSGIQPTGDIHIGNYLGALRNWVALQDDYDTIYCVVDLHATTVPYDPRELHDNRVLTAKLLMAVGVDPSRSLLYFQSQVPHHAELSWILGSMTPLGALNRMTQYKEKAEKAGQMLGLYSYPVLMAADIMVHKAHAVPVGDDQTQHLELTRDLAERFNNRFGDTFPIPEQITPKRGARIMSLQDPTAKMSKSDADPRGSVLLLDSADTIVKKFRSAVTDSGREVSYDQKKKAGISNLLDILSIYTGRTVDSLVDEYADAGYGRFKQAVADAVVDGLAPIRTAYNSLEDEEVGRIMSRGALDARTRAEHEMADVRAKVGLGG
- the cimA gene encoding citramalate synthase; translation: MTLEIYDTTLRDGSQQEGISLTVGDKLRIAGLLDDLGVQYVEGGWPGANPKDDEFFRRARSELNLSRSTLVAFGSTRRPRGSVADDAQLAALLAAETEAICIVGKSWDYHVREALRTDLDEGARMVGESIAFLRGQDRRVFFDAEHFFDGYRDNPGFALTTLRVALEAGAERLVLCDTNGGTLPHQVLDTVAAVQQSLPEAQLGVHFHNDSGTAVASSLASVRAGVRQVQGCINGYGERTGNTDLSTLIPDLVLKEGLAVLPEGHLEMLGPISHHVAEVVNITLDPHRPYVGTSAFTHKAGLHTSALARKPDAYEHADPSLVGNSTRMVVSELAGKASIVSKAEELGLEMDDDLARRVIDVVKEREHQGYHYEAADGSFELLVRGLAGWKQSYFELESFRVFTERRANEEVIAEATVKVLVDGDRVVTTGEGVGPVHALDRAIRAALRGRFPEIDGLRLTDYRVRVLDSSDGTEAFVRVLLETSDHETSWGTIGVHENVIEASWEALTEGLIIGLLRHSAR
- a CDS encoding ATP-binding cassette domain-containing protein — translated: MQQLSDQMTSPTARAYPISIEHVTKSYGGAPVVNDLSFVVKPGRVTGFLGPNGAGKSTTMKVLLGLASPNGGRATIGGLSYGELPDPTGTVGASVEADAFHPGRSGRNHLRILADATGTPLERVDEVLELVELGYAANRRAGAYSLGMKQRLGLAGALLCDPPVLVLDEPGNGLDPQGIRTLRNLLRSRAAAGNTVFVSSHLLGEVEQLADDVVVINQGRLVTQGSLAELQQSESLVRAASPEALQTALESAGGVVESGRPGTLVVRGLSLDEIGEQAFRAGIALHELSRHNDSLEDRFFAWTGDTAGGGTQFNTKEES
- a CDS encoding aminotransferase class V-fold PLP-dependent enzyme, encoding MGTEQLISSIRDSVIGRHDVVDGPFGPRPVIYADYTASGRALSFIEDYIREAVLPLYANTHTESSGTGLQTTRFREDAREMIRRCTAANGEHAVIFTGSGSTSAIDKLIGVMGLQIPSALEDAYGLTQHIPAQIRPVVFIGPYEHHSNELPWRESIADVVTIDEDADGHVDLDHLRTELERYADRPLKIGSFSAASNVTGILTDWDTVSAILHEHGALSFWDFAAAAPYVGIEMGSAEGDNLAYKDAVFLSPHKMIGGPGTPGVLIARRELFKNRVPDMPGGGTVWYVNPDSHHYLEDPEKREEGGTPAIIESIRAGLVFQLKEAVGVEEIRRREEHFIRRAIRSWEESPNLEVLGNHEADRLSIVSFVVRHGDRYLHHNFVVAILNDLFGIQARGGCSCAGPYGHRLLGIDLETSHEFEREIDRGCEGIKPGWVRVNFNYFISEVVFEYILDAVHLVAEHGWKLLPLYRFEPNSGLWKHRCPVMEAPMSLFEVSYAEGSMNWPHRRHETAERELHGYLAEAQTIVDEASHDLPSPLGMPDVTADFEHLRWFPLPDEVRPDLG
- a CDS encoding sensor histidine kinase — encoded protein: MTDPLSSADSETSQKGPGGGATGARLRLSPRGVDVAVAAVVFGASVVNVAAQDATSIAKIPVAGFFMLAMGSMALFWRRSRPPTVLGVALAMTIAWTAFGFPGNPVFHILVSLYAVGRYFPEGRISLAAPAVSLAVVGFIQVTDGDPVSDVVTALVVTTLPWYVGRWIRIRRRLAQERAEHLEWRRAAEAQQVIADARASIARELHDVVAHNVSLMTVQAGVARLVVAEDPERAREAIGAVEGAGRRALDELRHLLGVLRPESASGELGPQPALNQVQVLVDRLRQTGMSISLTAEVRSELPVRVDLFAYRIVQEALTNVLKHGGVDAAAQVRVEETDGHLDIEVTDTGAATSPLPGSGQGIVGMRERAILLGGTFEAGPRPGGGFCVLARLPIGEQ